A single Lactuca sativa cultivar Salinas chromosome 8, Lsat_Salinas_v11, whole genome shotgun sequence DNA region contains:
- the LOC111896073 gene encoding uncharacterized protein LOC111896073 → MADSLLSSITTFHTTKIIVTDPSKFSFIGSIPEAMLSRISVSSNVLQQYRKHPSVGPRELTPAMLRSTEEADKPAKRGKKPETRKEGPVNKPTKGQTPKKRKSDKPATSQAQLKKQKKPARILILQSSSVSDSEYVPPKHKTAPHSESENESSDEEASGRGDTPPRSPTPEISVRSSPPSPQPISIPVSIPPISPINSSQPFTTIPIPTPIFTDTTTTTTTTKPDFTVPNPPVTEPPVTTEPPPSSKPLSPTPSTETTPILGSEDLEFDSTYFSPFQVQSNDDDDEPVTKRHLKAVNDNLDQLLLSSSYGAYSDVALKALFSSVVAEYSATLSAAAKAIEASTSQCQQASLAVDASTKECKDATTKVDKLVSEAHLFLDSLQVVAAKKAQIVNASVENLQKSLQSERSNLEAARQAIEEANEMLHANVNERLTQLEVDLAMENRIMDELDRRTTQLKLETHKLRTANAEIDNLKSEREVIRSFAADVHSILLHLIEAHDLIITITVRRHLADKLKPALDVFSRIEGVSVTGVQPKQVGEQVSKQPPASESKASAEPKGNEASVSNKDKKN, encoded by the coding sequence ATGGCGGACTCCTTGCTCTCATCCATTACTACTTTTCATACGACGAAAATCATTGTCACTGACCCATCAAAGTTTTCGTTTATTGGCTCCATTCCTGAAGCAATGCTCAGTCGTATTTCAGTGTCGAGTAATGTTCTTCAACAATACAGGAAGCATCCATCTGTTGGCCCACGAGAACTTACACCGGCCATGCTTCGTTCAACTGAAGAGGCTGACAAACCAGCTAAGAGAGGTAAGAAACCTGAAACTCGGAAAGAGGGACCAGTCAACAAACCAACCAAGGGGCAAACCCCCAAGAAGCGAAAATCTGATAAACCTGCTACTTCTCAGGCTCAACTGAAAAAGCAGAAGAAGCCCGCTAGGATacttattcttcaatcctcaagTGTTTCGGATTCAGAATATGTCCCTCCTAAGCATAAAACCGCTCCTCATTCTGAATCTGAGAACGAAAGCTCTGATGAAGAGGCTTCGGGCCGAGGTGACACTCCGCCTCGCTCCCCTACTCCAGAAATTTCGGTTCGCTCTTCTCCTCCTTCACCTCAACCTATTTCAATCCCAGTATCCATCCCTCCTATCTCACCAATTAACTCCTCTCAACCATTCACTACAATTCCTATTCCcactcccattttcacagatacaaccaccaccactactaCCACAAAACCTGACTTTACTGTTCCCAATCCACCTGTAACTGAACCCCCTgttacaaccgaacctccaccttcttcaaaacccTTATCTCCCACACCATCTACTGAAACAACCCCTATTTTAGGCAGTGAGGACTTGGAATTCGATTCCACATATTTCAGTCCTTTTCAAGTGCAGAGcaatgatgatgacgatgagcctGTTACAAAACGTCATCTCAAGGCAGTAAACGACAACCTTGATCAACTGCTCTTATCCTCTTCCTATGGTGCCTATTCAGACGTTGCCTTAAAGGCCTTGTTCTCTTCGGTCGTTGCCGAATACAGTGCTACTCTGTCTGCTGCAGCCAAAGCTATCGAAGCCTCCACTTCCCAATGTCAACAGGCTTCTCTCGCTGTTGATGCCTctactaaggagtgcaaggaTGCGACCAccaaagtcgataaactagtctcAGAAGCTCACTTATTTCTAGACTCCTTACAGGTTGTTGCTGCCAAAAAGGCTCAAATTGTCAATGCTTCAGTAGAGAATCTTCAAAAGTCTCTTCAATCTGAGCGCTCGAACCTTGAAGCGGCACGCCAAGCCATTGAAGAAGCCAATGAAATGCTCCATGCTAATGTCAACGAACGCTTAACTCAACTAGAAGTGGACTTAGCTATGGAAAATCGGATTATGGATGAGCTCGACAGACGTACAACCCAGCTTAAATTGGAAACACACAAGCTGCGTACTGCTAATGCTGAGATTGATAACCTCAAGTCAGAAAGGGAGGTCATTAGGAGTTTTGCTGcagatgttcactccatccttctTCATCTTATTGAGGCTCATGATCTGATCATCACCATAACTGTCAGACGTCATTTGGCGGACAAGCTCAAACCGGCACTAGACGTTTTCAGCCGTATCGAGGGTGTTTCGGTGACCGGGGTCCAACCGAAACAAGTAGGAGAGCAAGTGTCAAAGCAACCTCCTGCTTCTGAATCAAAAGCATctgctgaaccgaagggtaatgaagcttcggtcagtaacaaAGATAAAAAGAATTAG
- the LOC111896119 gene encoding alpha-amylase 3, chloroplastic — translation MATVPLEPILHHHHWQETSKSPMESEKHKQSSLNYTWKTRNCLIGNGAKRCNFRPASSRVMKTTVRASSNSSAAELSLSNTSESDNVIFHKTFPLQCIEKVEGKILVRLDCGKDEENLQLVVGCNLPGKWILHWGINYANDIGSDWDQPPVEMRPLGSIPIKEYAIETPLEKSVEKEAGFIYEVKIDFNTRSSISAINFVLRDEETGSWYQHKGTDFKVPLTNISNDDGNTVETKQDFAIWPGTLGHLSNMLQKSDGGNSKESTQKRNLSYEEYDIVKQSLVDNSMSVCIKRCPEFVNNLLHIETDIPGDVVVHWGVCKDESKKWEIPTGPYPDKTSIFKNKALQTHLQKKEGGCGCSGLFPLDAGIEGFLFVLKVNNNTWVNCMGDDFYIPMSNERNFKKPEHIGEENVSTSMKLDSSQDVSTNTDELINEIRHLVIGISSEKKRKTKSKETQENILREIEKLAAEAYSIFRSSIPSFKKKPESESESKEAEPDLKISSGTGSGFEILCQGFNWESHKSTSWYSELQDKAAELSSLGFTIVWLPPPTESISPQGYMPKDLYNLNSRYGNIEELKSLVNKFHEVGIRALGDAVINHRCAHSQNQNGVWNIFGGRLDWDDSAVVGDDPHFQGRGNKSSGDNFHAAPNIDHSQEFVRKDLKEWLCWLRKEIGYDGWRLDFVRGFWGGYVKDYMDASEPYFAVGEYWDSLNYTYGEMDYNQDSHRQRIVDWINATNGTAGAFDVTTKGILHSALEKHEYWRLSDSKGKPPGVVGWWPSRAVTFIENHDTGSTQGHWRFPGGKEMQGYAYILTHPGTPSVFYDHIFSHYNSQISTLISIRNRNKIHCRSMVEISKAEGDVYAAIIDEKIAMKIGPGHFEPPQSGPHQWCLAAEGNDYKVWEAL, via the exons ATGGCGACGGTTCCTCTCGAGCCTATCCTCCATCATCATCACTGGCAGGAAAcctcaaagtctccaatggaATCTGAAAAGCATAAGCAATCTTCCCTGAATTACACTTGGAAGACAAGGAATTGTTTGATCGGAAATGGCGCCAAACGCTGCAACTTCAGGCCTGCTAGTTCTAGGGTTATGAAAACCACCGTTAGAGCTTCTTCTAATAGCTCAGCTGCTGAGTTATCTCTTTCCAATACATCCGAGTCCGATAATGTCATCttccacaaaacatttccattGCAATGTATCGAAAAG GTCGAAGGAAAGATATTAGTCAGATTAGATTGTGGAAAAGATGAAGAGAATTTGCAGCTTGTTGTTGGATGCAATCTTCCAGGGAAATGGATTCTTCATTGGGGAATTAATTATGCTAACGACATTGGCAG TGATTGGGATCAGCCTCCTGTTGAGATGAGACCTCTAGGCTCTATTCCCATTAAG GAATATGCAATTGAGACCCCTTTAGAAAAATCAGTGGAGAAGGAAGCAGGGTTCATATATGAAGTGAAGATCGATTTCAACACCAGAAGTTCAATTTCAGCAATAAATTTTGTATTAAGG GATGAAGAAACTGGATCTTGGTATCAACACAAAGGGACAGATTTTAAGGTGCCTCTTACAAATATATCTAATGATGATGGCAATACTGTAGAAACTAAACAAGATTTTGCCATATGGCCAG GGACTCTGGGACACTTATCTAACATGTTGCAGAAATCTGATGGTGGCAATTCAAAAGAATCTACACAGAAGAGGAACCTTTCTTATGAGGAATATGACATTGTAAAACAATCATTGGTTGATAACTCCATGAGTGTTTGCATAAAGAGATGTCCCGAATTTGTTAATAATCTTCTGCATATAGAAACTGATATTCCTGGTGATGTTGTTGTTCATTGGGGTGTATGCAAAGATGAGAGTAAAAAATGGGAAATTCCAACTGGACCATATCCAGATAAAACATCAATATTTAAGAACAAGGCTTTGCAGACTCATTtacag AAAAAAGAAGGTGGATGTGGGTGTTCTGGATTATTTCCACTAGATGCAGGAATTGAAGGATTTCTTTTTGTGTTAAAAGTGAACAATAACACATGGGTAAACTGTATGGGAGATGATTTTTACATACCCATGTCAAATGAAAGAAACTTTAAGAAACCAGAACACATAGGAGAAGAGAATGTGTCCACGAGTATGAAATTAGATTCTTCACAAGATGTTTCCACAAATACAGACGAATTAATCAATGAAATAAGACACCTGGTGATTGGCATTTCCTCTGAAAAGAAACGAAAAACAAAAAGCAAAGAAACACAAGAAAACATTCTTCGTGAGATTGAAAAGTTAGCTGCAGAAGCCTACAGCATTTTCAGAAGTTCCATTCCATCTTTCAAAAAGAAACcggaatcggaatcggaatcCAAAGAAGCAGAACCCGATTTGAAAATAAGTTCAGGAACAGGTTCAGGTTTTGAAATTTTATGCCAGGGATTCAATTGGGAATCCCACAAATCTACAAGTTGGTATTCAGAGCTACAAGATAAAGCTGCTGAGCTGTCATCACTAGGGTTTACCATTGTTTGGCTACCTCCACCTACAGAATCTATCTCCCCTCAAGGCTACATGCCCAAGGATCTTTATAATTTGAACTCcag GTATGGAAACATTGAGGAATTAAAGTCTCTTGtgaataaattccatgaagttggtatcagagctttaggTGATGCTGTTATAAATCATCGTTGTGCACATTCCCAGAATCAAAATGGTGTTTGGAATATTTTTGGTGGGCGTTTGGATTGGGATGATAGTGCAGTTGTTGGTGATGATCCTCATTTCCAG GGTCGAGGAAACAAGAGTAGTGGAGATAATTTCCATGCTGCTCCAAACATTGATCATTCACAAGAGTTTGTAAGGAAAGATCTTAAAGAATGGTTATGTTGGCTGAG GAAGGAAATAGGGTATGATGGATGGAGGCTTGATTTTGTGAGGGGATTTTGGGGAGGTTATGTAAAAGATTACATGGATGCAAGTGAACCTTATTTTGCAGTTGGAGAATATTGGGATTCTTTAAATTATACATATGGTgaaatggattataatcaagATAGCCATAGACAAAGGATTGTTGACTGGATTAATGCCACTAATGGAACTGCTGGAGCCTTTGATGTCACTACAAAAGGAATTCTCCATTCC gcacTTGAAAAACATGAATATTGGAGATTATCCGATTCCAAAGGAAAACCGCCAGGTGTCGTTGGGTGGTGGCCTTCTCGTGCTGTTACCTTCATAGAAAATCATGACACCGGTTCTACACAG GGTCATTGGAGATTTCCTGGTGGAAAGGAGATGCAAGGGTATGCATACATCTTGACTCATCCTGGAACACCATCGGTTTTCTATGATCATATTTTCTCTCACTACAACTCCCAAATATCTACACTCATTTCTATCAGGAATCGCAACAAAATTCATTGTCGTAGCATG GTTGAAATTAGCAAGGCAGAAGGAGATGTTTATGCAGCAATTATTGATGAAAAAATAGCAATGAAGATTGGACCAGGCCACTTTGAACCACCTCAATCTGGGCCCCACCAATGGTGTTTGGCTGCTGAGGGTAATGATTACAAGGTCTGGGAAGCTTTATAA